The DNA sequence GGTGTAGGTGTAGTTTGGGGTATGTGGGTGTGGCttggggtgtgtaggtgtgGCTTGCGGTGTGTAAGTGTGGCttggggtgtgtaggtgtaGTCTGGGGGTGTAGGTGTAGTTTGGGGTGTGTGGGTGTGGCTTGGGGTGTGAATGTGTGGCTCGGGGTGTGTAGGTGTGGCTTGGGGTGTTTAGGTGTTGCttggggtgtgtaggtgtaGCTTGGGGGTGTGAATGTGTGGCttggggtgtgtaggtgtgGCTTGGGGTGTTTAGGTGTAGTCtggggtgtgtaggtgtgGCTTTGGGGtatgagtaagtacgcagctgctttgtctcctattatctttgctctataaaggagttcttttgtctctattcttctcgttctttgtgtcgaggtgcggatattgttcatttgcccaatcaaattgcagcttgtaagagctgcgtactgacccggGGGTATAGGAGTAGTttggggtgtgtaggtgatatggggtgtgtaggtgtgGCTTGGGGTATGTAGGTGTGGCTTTGGGTGGTAGGTGTGGCTTGGGGTATGTAGGTGTAgtccatatcaatatttgggtgaccttcaaacacgctcggtcaatctctgggaAGCCTGGGTCGAAgagcttttcaagattagtgagataaaaagttgacaaagctgtcagttttttttacaaatttttgccacgagtctcaaattaacaggaatcagcatttctcaccatattttctggagatcagggagcgggaaaactaaatatgggcatcaatgaccatataaggcaatgcaaacgaaggacactatccttgggaaatatgtttgatatgtggGGGGTGTAGGTGTGGCTTGGGGGGTGTAGGTGTGGCATGGGGGGATGTAGGTGTGGCTTGGGGGGTGTAGGTGTAGTTAGGGGGTTTGGAGGTGTGGCTTGGGGTGTGTGGGTGTTTCTTGGGGTGTATAGGTGTAGTCtggggtgtgtaggtgtgGCTTGGGGGTATAGGTGAAGTTTGGGGTGTGAAGGTGGGGCATGGGGGTGCAGGTGTAGTTTGGGGGTGTAGGTGGGGCATGGGGTGTATAGGTGTAGTCtggggtgtgtaggtgtgGCTTGGGGGTGTAGGTGTAGTTTGGGGGGTGTAGGTGGGgcatggggtgtgtaggtgtTGCATGGGGTGTGTAGATGTGTGGCATGGGGGATGTAGGTGTAGTTTGGGGTGTGAAGGTTTGGCATGGGGGTGTAGATGTAGTTTGGGGTGTGGAGGTGTGGCTTGGGATGTGATTATTTTCAGACACAAGGCAGACGTCAGTTACTTGTTACTGATAAAACGAGAAATCATTGACGGCTTTTATTATATCAAACTGATGTTAAAAATCCCATTATGACCTATGCAACCTGTTTCCAGGCCCCCCTTTAGACTATCTCTGTGGCATCACCCATAAATACCCCTGTCGTACTCGTGGTCTCCCCCGTATAATGGCTAAATACCCCTGTCACATGGGCTATGACATTATCCCTTAGATACACCTCTCGTATTAAAAGGCTCCCCCGTATATTGGCTAAATACCCCTGTCGTACTCGGGGGCTAGATATCGCGCGGTAAACCTGTGATGTTCTAAAAACGCTAGGGCCTGGGCTGATTCCAAACTAGCTGCCTGTAAAACCGTAGTAAACACATACTCTAGCAAGTAATACGGGAAATTATGGACGTACTCAGTTCTAAGGCGACAAATATGGCATACAATGTACTGATAAGGAATTGTCCGATGGAGCTAGaacagttttcaaaacaagattgGATATGCCCCTGTCACTTTCGAGGATTCCCCCCATAGATATCCCTGTCAAAATAGGGGGCTTCCCGTCTCTTTACTATGAAGCTGCCTCATCCCATAGATATCCCTGTCAAAATCGGCGGCTTCCCCGTCTCCTTACTATGAAGCTGCCTCATCCCATAGATATCCCTGTCAAAACCGGGGACTTCCCCGTCCCTTTACTATGAAGCTTAAGCTGCCTCATCCCATAGATATCCCTGTCGCAGTCTTGGGATCCCCAGTATCGAGACTATGACGCTTTAACTGCCGTGTGAACGCCTTTCTAAAAGGCGGGTTCAGCAGTCCATATATGGCAGGATGGAGACACGTAGATACAAACACCATGTACGACGAGAGTGCTGCAAGCCAGCGGTCTGTCCTAACTCCCGCGATTTCCAGCGCCGCGATGATCACCGCTGGCAGCCAAGATGTCACGAAAACGCAAATGATCATAAAGGCGACTATCATAGTCTGGTTCTCAGCGTCAGAAGCGCTTTGGCAAGCTGCGCGATTTTTACGGCTGCAGACTTGAATACGGTTTTGCCGCACGCGTGTGTAGATCTCGAAATAACAGTACACTATAATGTACGGAGATGGCTGTAGAGCAAGCATGAACACATAATAAGGCCAGTGGCGTGAAGACCACTCTAACGTACACATCGACGCGTTGGCATAGAAACGAAACTCGCCCCAGTCGTACAGCGGGCCGGAACACGTGACCAGAGGTAAAATCCACGTGACTGCAATCATGGCATAAGGGACTTTTTTCAATCCAAACACGCATTGATAATGATCGTATTTGACGACTCGGACGTAGCGATTCAGGGCGATCATGAGCAGATTGTACAGTGCTGCATTGGAGAGCATGTAGAAAACAAACGCACTCGATTTGCAGAGGGTATCCCCTATAGTCCATTCACCGTAGTACAGCGACACTGTCCAAAGCGGTATTTGAAGTAACGTGATGAGCAAATCAATGCAGGCGAGATTCTGAATGAACATGTTTGTGACTGTGTGTAAGCTGTTGGTCACGCGGATAACCCATAGCACCAGAATGTTCCCTACCGCTGACACCACACACATCAGAACTGCCAGGCTAACTTCAAGAACAATCTGTGCCTTACCCCTCCCCAGAGGGTCCAATGATGGGCTTGAGCCGTTGGTAGGGCCTTGCATGTCAAACAAATCTAGATAAAGATGAAAACGTTATAGAGCAATCTATGCATTACCCCTCCCCATAGTGTCCAAACTTTTGGGCTTGAGCTGTTTGTTTGACCTTGCATGTCAAAATAATTTCAACTCTCTGTATTAGAAGTTAAAGGGGAGTAGCCTGCCTTACCTCCACTGAGATTTCGCTAAACGAATAAATGGTACGGGTATGCTAGTTGATAAAAGTCAAGATATATTTTCAGACGCGTGACTTAGCTTGTTGGCCAAGCAATTTTTTTACAGTGCTACGCCAATTAAGAGGATAACTTTTAACAGACACGAAATCTCCGACGAGTTAGCGTACTCCAGCGTGCAACAATGCGAACTTTCGCAttcttttccttctttttaAGCTAGCGAAGCTCATATCAATCaacacgtttctcgcatcctgaTTGGCCCAGTTCACAAAACTGTCtgggtggccacggtagcatCAGGTGGTTTCGCCGACAAACCAGTTTGCCGACAACAGTGGTTGTTTCGCCGACAAGCATGTTCGTTTCGCAGCCACCTTTTTATCGTCAAAATTGGAGTTGTTACGTTCTAGAGTGAGTATACTGCAGCGAAAGCTTGCCTGCTATAAACGGAGAAGTATCTAATAAAAGCTTGGGAGATAcggattatttttttgtagggTACTGTTTTGGAAATCCACTAAGGCACGCGTAACAGGAATAAATGCTTT is a window from the Nematostella vectensis chromosome 9, jaNemVect1.1, whole genome shotgun sequence genome containing:
- the LOC116621533 gene encoding melatonin receptor type 1B-B-like, coding for MQGPTNGSSPSLDPLGRGKAQIVLEVSLAVLMCVVSAVGNILVLWVIRVTNSLHTVTNMFIQNLACIDLLITLLQIPLWTVSLYYGEWTIGDTLCKSSAFVFYMLSNAALYNLLMIALNRYVRVVKYDHYQCVFGLKKVPYAMIAVTWILPLVTCSGPLYDWGEFRFYANASMCTLEWSSRHWPYYVFMLALQPSPYIIVYCYFEIYTRVRQNRIQVCSRKNRAACQSASDAENQTMIVAFMIICVFVTSWLPAVIIAALEIAGVRTDRWLAALSSYMVFVSTCLHPAIYGLLNPPFRKAFTRQLKRHSLDTGDPKTATGISMG